From Streptomyces chrestomyceticus JCM 4735, one genomic window encodes:
- a CDS encoding ATP-binding protein, producing MSAGTPRAGTHRWRRLPSWTATLRWKAALFIMVMCCFLAAVLGVLVHVLVSRQSEEQARNAALDRLESVVETYVAGEPLSRDAGLDPPGLPSALRDMARRGERGTQLGERDGRPTMWAVTPADGRVLAVGQDYSQRAVVISGLDQAIIGSSAVAITLTLIVGIYATRSVTRRLHRTAQVARRISDGDLDARVDDPRAQCPGYARDETAAVAAALDAMAASLQSKLHSEQRFTADVAHELRTPLTGLHAAAELLPAGRPTEMVQERVQAMRRLTEDLLEISRLDAEVERADLDVHRLGPLAERAVRATGLTAEVRVVRDCRVETDQRRLERVLGNLVANAHKHGRPPVVLTVDGPVVTVRDHGDGYPDELLAEGPQRFRTQPGKGRKGGGHGLGLTIAVGQARVLGTTLRFSNAPDGGAVAELTVRRADTDRRSATEGSPSEEAEAKEEGPREP from the coding sequence GTGAGCGCCGGTACACCGAGGGCCGGCACACACCGGTGGCGGCGGCTGCCTTCCTGGACGGCGACGCTGCGGTGGAAGGCCGCGCTGTTCATCATGGTGATGTGCTGCTTCCTGGCCGCGGTCCTCGGCGTGCTGGTCCACGTCCTGGTCAGCCGGCAGAGCGAGGAGCAGGCCCGGAACGCGGCCCTGGACCGGCTGGAGTCGGTGGTCGAGACGTACGTCGCCGGGGAGCCGCTCAGCCGTGACGCGGGCCTGGACCCGCCGGGCCTGCCGTCCGCGCTGCGCGACATGGCGCGGCGGGGCGAGCGCGGTACCCAGCTCGGCGAGCGTGACGGCCGCCCGACGATGTGGGCGGTGACCCCCGCCGACGGCCGGGTGCTGGCCGTCGGCCAGGACTACAGCCAGCGGGCGGTGGTCATCAGCGGGCTGGACCAGGCCATCATCGGGTCGTCGGCCGTCGCCATCACCCTGACGCTCATCGTCGGCATCTACGCCACCAGGAGCGTCACCCGGCGGCTGCACCGGACCGCGCAGGTGGCGCGCCGGATCAGCGACGGCGACCTCGACGCGCGGGTGGACGACCCCCGCGCCCAGTGCCCGGGGTACGCGCGGGACGAGACCGCCGCCGTGGCCGCCGCGCTCGACGCGATGGCCGCGAGCCTGCAGAGCAAGCTGCACAGCGAGCAGCGGTTCACCGCCGATGTCGCCCATGAGCTGCGCACCCCGCTCACCGGTCTGCACGCGGCCGCCGAGCTGCTGCCCGCCGGGCGGCCCACCGAGATGGTGCAGGAGCGCGTCCAGGCCATGCGGCGGCTGACCGAGGACCTGCTGGAGATCTCCCGGCTGGACGCGGAGGTGGAGCGCGCCGATCTCGACGTGCACCGACTGGGGCCGCTGGCCGAGCGCGCGGTACGGGCCACCGGGCTCACGGCGGAGGTCCGGGTGGTACGGGACTGCCGGGTGGAGACCGACCAGCGGCGGCTGGAGCGCGTCCTGGGCAATCTCGTCGCCAACGCGCACAAGCACGGCCGTCCGCCGGTGGTCCTGACCGTCGACGGGCCGGTCGTCACGGTACGCGACCACGGCGACGGCTACCCCGACGAGCTGCTCGCCGAGGGCCCGCAGCGCTTCCGTACGCAGCCCGGGAAGGGCCGGAAGGGCGGCGGGCACGGCCTCGGGCTGACGATCGCGGTCGGGCAGGCGCGCGTCCTCGGTACGACCCTGCGCTTCTCCAACGCTCCCGACGGCGGCGCGGTCGCCGAACTCACCGTCCGCCGGGCGGACACGGACCGGCGGTCCGCGACGGAGGGCAGCCCGTCGGAGGAGGCGGAAGCGAAGGAGGAGGGCCCTCGGGAGCCCTGA